In Clupea harengus chromosome 23, Ch_v2.0.2, whole genome shotgun sequence, the sequence tcatttgtgtgtattgAACACATTATTTTTATTCCCATAGgccagctgttttttttgttttgttttttcatttcaCTGTCAGAAGTATCATCATTaatcagacagaaagaaatcacaaaatgaaagaaatattattaatataagGCCACTGAGAAAAGTGCGAATGGCGCGTCCCTCATCTTTATAACTCTTGCCACTGCGGTCAAGGCCATTCAGTGCCTGCAAGAATTGAAGATATAGACAATAAGGGTTTAAGCCACTCAAGATGATATGAGAAAAATCGGAAGTGGACAGTCATGGCTGATAATATGAGACAGAAGTTCTGGCAGTGAGGACATCTTTCCTGAAGGCaacattcctctttagtaaGCAGTCTGCAACCAGATGGTCACGGAAATGTCTTAAATAACAGACCTGTAAATAATAATTCTTCttcttgttattattattaattggCCAAAAAAATGTCTTTACTTAGTGGCCCAGTATAGTTCTAGTGTCTCCACGAGCCACTGTGCCACTCATTCTTAGCGCTGACAGACATACAAGTGGGCACTCTCTGGGCTCGGGGGTGCCAGTCTGTGGCGAGAGATGGTCTCTCAGGAGATGGTCTTCCCCAACAGGAAGTCAGCGTACTCCTTCCTGCGGATGACGCGGTGCATCTTGAAGGTATTGGGGGAGGTGTTGGAGTAGGCCATCATGTGGCCCTTCAGTTCCTGGAACGCCCCCTCGCTCACCAGCTGCACTCTCATTGGTCCGATGCTGCCTTTCAACCGGAAGGACTTATAAACAGCGGAGTCCTCCTGAAGACATTGATCCAGCTAagagaaaacaacaataatTAGTTTTATTGAGATTTGTCCCATATAATAtatcatatacatatacagcacAGAATATGTTATTATATCTACATACATTCTACTGTAAAATCAAACGGAGAAAAGCAGAAAGGCAAGATAAcaattaagagagagagcgagagagagggtggacaACAAATAAAATGGGAAGTTGGGAGGGACAACAAAACTCATATCTACACTCAAAGCACGTGATAAGTTAATAAGTACATAGGTATAATAAGTGATAACAGGGTTATTTCTACCTCACTGATAAGATGAAAGTagtttctgtgggtgtgtgttttttgctttgtttttgatACTCTATCAATCCCCTGAGGGAAATTAGTGTTCTGTGTTCACTGCCAATGGATGggttaaatgcacacacacactagaagcaGTGAGCAATtagcgtgcacacaaacacacacacacacacaaggagtagtgagcgcgcgcacacacacacacacacacacaaggagtagtgagcacacacacacacacacacacacacacacaccccaggagcagtgggcagccacTTCAGCCACAGCGCGCAGGGAGCAGCTCAAGGGCACTTCAGCCATGGATGTTGAGGGAGGAGAAAGCATTgttcacccctcccccccagttTTTCGCCTGCCAGTCAAACCAGCGACCTTTCAGTCCCAAGCTGGCGTCTCTAACCTTAACCTTTAGGCCGTGGCATTAGTGACATGAGCAATTGGTCCCTCGTTGGGAAAACAACAAATGTTCATTGCTGTACTCACCTTGTATCTCTGCTCTTCACTCAGATTCCTCACCCCCTTCAGCTCAAGGAAGACGTTATACTGTGGCTGTGCCCCTCCAGAACTCTCTCCTACATAGATTtcacataataaataaataaataataataataataataataataataataaaacacaattctcattcagagagagatcaaCTCATAGTTAAAAGTGGACAGGAATGGCCAACatctaaaacaaacaaagacgaTTTAAAAATGATCCCTAATGAGTAAAAATCATATGTGAAGAGGCAGGTCAATCCTTGTGTTCATATTAAAACTACGTTACCCAGAATGCCACTCTCAGCACAGCAGTAGTCCACCAGCTTTGCTCCTTGCCACTGGGCCACAGCGTGCTTTAGCGCCCCCAGGAACAAGGCCTCCGACACCTTCTCACCCCGGACACTCAGCATCTGACCTCGCCTGAGGGGTGCGAACAAGTTAAGTTACtgtacttacttacacacacacatacacacacacacacacatatacacacatatacacacacacacacacacaggagagtgaACAACATACATTTCCATACTCACGCACAAAGAGTGTGTTAATGAGATGTTATTAATTACCTGTACTGAAATTCAACCACGGGGCATTTATTGTGGAAACCAACCACCTTGAGGATGTCCCCAAGTCGATATCTGGTGAAAAAGAGAAGTTTTAATTCGAGATTTCTCAGTCTCTTTGGCGCTTCACCCTTGGTACTCTCTCATTCTTTGACCATTTGGTAAATGCTTTAGCACATATTTTGTACATACAAAAGCATATGGGTTAAACTTTTCATTCTTTATCGGAATGCGGGTGAAATGTCTATGATTGGATAACATTACTGGGTTCTCAAAGAATTTATGAAGAAAGAATGTTATACACTTCCAGGATACAACTCTATACTGACGACATGACTAAGTATTTTGTATCTTGGTTACAAACTATGACAAAAGGACATATTCATTGACATCATTATTTCCATTTGAGACATAACAACAGACAGAGGGGCATATTCAGTTGTAGACTCCTGTCACTGCCATGCtcaacagacaggctgaggaggtcctttgtccccagggccattcagctgcACAACTCCatacagaaggggaggggggagatggacttctctgcatgagtctaacTCAGTCTGCTCTATCATCCATCCCATCTTACCATACCAACCCAGTTATATTAGCCCTTTGCACAGACTTTATATCTCCTTATTGTCTGCCTTTTGCAACTTAGTTTTAAATTATTGTTTAGTATGTCTCATTactatttgttgtttgtttatttatgttttgtaaGTTTCACTTCTATTTGTGAGTtgtaagctactggatgtcctaaatttccctcgggataaataaagtatccatccatccatccatccatccataaacTAAGCATGTTGAGAGAGTTACAGACTTTTGCAGGAGGTAATCCATTGTGTGGTGCAGTTTTTTCGAGAAAAAGTACCAAGGCAGCTGAGAAGACTGCAATGCATGACTCAAACCCATGAATAACATGATTATGCTCATTTCAGGGAACACCCTTTTCCTGCACAGGAGCGCCCCCTACCTGAAGAGTCCGGAAGCGTTGGTGATGACCAGCTCGTAGTTGTGTCCCTCCTGCACCTGGTCCATGAGGAGCGTCTGTGGGTTCTCCTCGTCCAGCGAGGCCTCGGGCAGGAACTCACAGAACATGGCGCGAGGACACAACAGGTACTGCCTACGCTCCTGCTCAGGCCACAGGTTCACCCCGatcagacctgcacacacacacacacacacacacacacatacataacactgccatttaaacacacacaacactgccaTTTAAACTACAGAGGTGTTACACATAcaatattaattattttaattaaatgaattgtTCTCATTAGAGTTATTGAGGGAAAAATGTACTTACAGAGAGAAAATTTAGGAAtaattctgtctctccctctctctcacacacacacatacacacagtcaccagATTATCTCAATCAaccacccttcacacacacacacacacacacacacacacacacacacacacacacacacgcacacacacacacgcacacacacgcaccttcaGTGGCTGCGTAGAACGGAGAGTAGAAGGGCACTCCTTTGCAGTAATGCTGCCTCAGCATCTCCCCATAGATCTGATTGGAGCCCGAGTCCACAGCCAGCACAAGGTTCAGCTGGGGCCACGCCCGCATGGCGATGCCCTCAAACCCGCTCTCTCCGTGGGCTCGCAGCTCTGACGCTCGCCCCGGGTCTGCTGCCATCAGCTTCTCCAGCGCCGACCGGACGTCCGGCTCCAGCTTCAGGTTTGGGTTGACCCGGCCCAGCTCTATGTCTGTGAGCAGCTCATCCCAACGCTCCTgtgaagggacacacacaagagctgtgttattttgctcatactggtactatctgtccttgtattgttgttctgttttgtcttgttgttctatttgtgatgctatagcctgcatggagaataccaaatcaaattcctagtatctgtatacatggcgaaataaagttgaatttaattgaattgttaAACTCTGTTTATAAAATATTCTTTTCTAAAAACAAACTTCTCAGACGTGTTACGATGTTGAACGCGCAGGTAAATCACAGATTAAATACACGCATGTAACTATAACTCAAACACGCAACTTAAACCAATGCCTTTACCATTCCATACATGTACCGTTTCAATCAGTCAATGTGTCCTAAATGTATACCGCAGAATACTGCATGTTGCTCCAATCTTAATACAGACTTCCCTTCTAACCATCCATGACTATCAGCAGCATCCAACACCAAGACATTTGGATAGATGTATGTCCATCTGTTCTAATTTTGACATAATGTGCTGGATAGTCACATCCACACTGAAATGTCTTTGGTCCAACATGCTGCTTCACATACCAGTATCTGTACTGTGGTTATGTCACTCCATACAGCATGAGTCTATTCCAATGAGGACACAGCTATTGCATGATGTAAACATGTTGATGAGTCACTGGATTGAGGACATACCAATGACAGCATGGAGTCATACCATTACATTATGAAGCCAAAGGGAAGCCACCATATGTTCATGTTGGAGCCAGATTCTGTGCAGTAAGCGCTTTTTGGAGCCAGACCATACGTAGTCAACATAATATCAGTTAGACCATACATAGTCAACAGAATATCAGTTAGCCCAGACGTAGTCAACCAAATATCAGTTAGACCATACGTACTAAACAGAATATTGGTAAGACAAATACGTACTAACAGAATATCAGTTAGACCTTACGTACTAAACAGAATATTGGTAAGACCTTACGTACTAAAAAGAATATCAGTTAGACAATACGTACTAAACTGAATATTGGTAAGACCATACGTACTAAATAGAATATCAGTTATACCATATGTAGTAAACAGAATATCAGTTAAACCGTACGTAGTAAACCAGAGCTGACCCATATTTTGTTCAATCTTCTGCATGCAGTAGTCACTTTTGAAATGAGCTTTCAATgcccatgcttttttttttacagccatTGGGACCTATTACTGGAACAAGCTCCATTGACAGTGGCAGTAATCACCTGCAGGGCCCTGAAGGCATAGAATACAGTGGAGGCGAAGTTGGACTCCAGCGTCCCCAGGCTGCGGTCCTTGAGTGCGAACAGTAGGTGGAGGTAGAGAGTGTCCCTCTCGCTGGGCACCCTGAAGGCAGGCTCCGGGGTGGTGAGGAGGTGGAGCATGTGGCGGGAGGAGGCGGGCGTGGAGGAGTTGGGGCCGATGGGGATGCCCGCTTCAGAGTGGCGGAGCGTGGGCGTGTAGAAGAACTTCAGGGTGCGCTGGAGACTCTCTGTGGCGGGGAAGGCTCGCTGCATGGCctccagacccacacacacaccctgcagggagagagcaagaggcaAAACAACACCATAGAATTATTCAAATTATATTTAAATACTGGacttcaacaacttgatggtcGGACACATATGCATGTTGGGATGGAGTGTCCAGGATGTGAAACCTGTTATAAGGTGCTACATATTACCATCAGTGTTAGTCTCCCTGGGTCAGACGTGACTTTGGCATTAACATAGCCACAACCTGAGGTCAAATGAGGGGTCAATGTGGGCAGGGGCCAATTACCGCATTGacagcatttaaaaaataacCTCTCCTAAAGGTGTGGCCCGAAGGAAGATGTGTTTGCCTAGAAGTACATGGACATGTGGAAGTAAGCGGTGGGATTTGCCGAAAAAAGCCGCCTGGCATAGCCTTGTTGCCATTCCTTTTCCATACACATCTAGTATAGATTTTCAACAAGTTGTCTCCAGACTGTGATCTCTCATCATGCAATGCCGAACTCTAGCCCCGTGAGAAacacccttgacccttgaccctgatCTGATGGGAAGCCCACCTGCAGGAAGAACTCGGTGTTGGTGTCCTTGGTGCTCAGGAGCATGCTGCTCTGCCCCGACGTTCCCGAGGTCATGGCCAGGATGAGCGGGCGCTCCGCGGTAAGAACCGCCGCCTCCCCCGCGGCCACCCGCTTCACCAGCTCCCGGTAGTGCTCGTATCCCGTCACCGGGTGGCGCTGACGGAACGCCTCACAATCTGCAATGAGGGTTGCGCAGGTGCAGCAGGACAAAAGGTGAAACGGATGGCAGctaatacaatgaaacacaaatGAAAACCCAATAGAATACGATATTGCTACAAAATAGTACAACACACAATATATTACAAAACACAATGCAACACAATAACATTCAATCCAATCCAACACAGTCCAGGGCACGTGAGTCTGGGAGGGTTTTGATGCTTTTTTTATATTATGTTCTATGTTTGATACTTGCTTGATAGTATGCTTACAAATCTGATTAATATAACCATACCTGCAGAAAATATTGTAATCTGTAGTGTGAAGGGACAAAGCAACATACTTTCATTAACACCTACGGAGCCTCAAAGGGGACATGGGCAAAAGAATAAATACATCTTTAGAGTGGCTGGTACGCACCAGAAACCATCCCGTGCGTGTGCATGAGAAAGTATTGCATGCGCACGTGATATCTGACACAAGATATAACATGTGCACGCAATACTTCCTTGTGAAAACAGGACATTTGTTCATGCACACAATAAACTTTAAAGATGTATTGTTTGCCTATGTCCCTTAGGGGCTCCGTAAATACCACATGCAATCCTATTAGAATAATACATGCAGTGTAGTCTGTGTCTATGCCAGCATGAATGTAAGAACGGTTCATATCTTGGTTACAGAATACTTCTGGAAGCCCACTAAACTAAAATGTCTAATCTAAACCACGTGAGCACAGGTTGTTGCCTACCAACCAGGCATGCTTAGAGTAAAGTGACTGTCACTTGAAGGGGCGGAGTCCTGCGCATCGGAACTTACACAACGCACGACTTTCAACTTCATTCATTCTGAATAGAACCTCATGGGCCTACAATAAACGCAAAGCAACTATGCTTCTTCATGCCAGATTTCCTAGTTGCTGGGTTGAATACCATGCAATATGATGATAACACTGTGTTTTCGACAGCGACAGTAGATAGCATGTATCCGTTACCCAACAGTTAGCACGTCAACAGCATGAGCTGCTATTTGGGAACGCATTCATcgtgtgttttgatgttgtgTTTGGGCTGTTACCTTTAATTGAACCGAAGTCGTACTGTTTCCCATACAAAGTGTTCGCGTTCTTTTGCAACCGTTTCAAGAGCGTCTCTTCTTGCGCACGGCGAATGTCCTGTGTATCAGTCTCCAGTttggctctctgtctcttccccagCCAGCCCACCAACTTCACGGCGAAGTATTGGCTGAGAAGACTGCCGACAGTCCGGTTCTCTCCCTTCACCCTCCCTCTGAGATCTCTCCAAAGCAAAGCCATTCCACCAAGAGACAGCACGCCGAACGCCGTTGGTAGAGGACGCACCATTACTGGTAGTCCTGTTACAAAACAGAGAACTTGCAGTTATGTACACATGCCACAAGATAGTGCTGTAGCACCATTTCCCCACAAACAGGAGAAGTAAAATTCGTCAGCTCCATCAGTGCTCTGTATATGGTACTTTCCAAACAACAATTCCTTTATTTTTTACTGCCACATCTTACCCTACTTGCGCATACTAGCCTATTGCAATGAGAATGAAGCCACCTACCAACCTACTTTTAAATATGCAACAAAGGTGTATACTTAAATTATCTTACAGAGGCCTGAGGTTTATCATATGGTAACGTTATCTCAACTGCAAAAATGTAGCGATCTTCACAACAGGCCTAAATTGCTCATCTTAGTGCAGCTTTTAACAACTGTTTTCATTACGGAAAATCGCCATGGCATGGCCTTGAACCGTTAAAGTATTTAAGTTTACAGAAGATTATAGATCAGCTTGGCAATGCAAATTCGAGTTATCTTACCAAAACTTTGACCAACTGCAACTATAACAGCGAGAATTCCGATGATCCCCGAGCAGAGGATTGCTTTAAAAGCAAGGTTTTCCATCCTTCGCATAGTCTCGGCTACAACATATCAAACACGAACCGAAACAAA encodes:
- the ghdc gene encoding GH3 domain-containing protein encodes the protein MRRMENLAFKAILCSGIIGILAVIVAVGQSFGLPVMVRPLPTAFGVLSLGGMALLWRDLRGRVKGENRTVGSLLSQYFAVKLVGWLGKRQRAKLETDTQDIRRAQEETLLKRLQKNANTLYGKQYDFGSIKDCEAFRQRHPVTGYEHYRELVKRVAAGEAAVLTAERPLILAMTSGTSGQSSMLLSTKDTNTEFFLQGVCVGLEAMQRAFPATESLQRTLKFFYTPTLRHSEAGIPIGPNSSTPASSRHMLHLLTTPEPAFRVPSERDTLYLHLLFALKDRSLGTLESNFASTVFYAFRALQERWDELLTDIELGRVNPNLKLEPDVRSALEKLMAADPGRASELRAHGESGFEGIAMRAWPQLNLVLAVDSGSNQIYGEMLRQHYCKGVPFYSPFYAATEGLIGVNLWPEQERRQYLLCPRAMFCEFLPEASLDEENPQTLLMDQVQEGHNYELVITNASGLFRYRLGDILKVVGFHNKCPVVEFQYRRGQMLSVRGEKVSEALFLGALKHAVAQWQGAKLVDYCCAESGILGESSGGAQPQYNVFLELKGVRNLSEEQRYKLDQCLQEDSAVYKSFRLKGSIGPMRVQLVSEGAFQELKGHMMAYSNTSPNTFKMHRVIRRKEYADFLLGKTIS